A stretch of Oncorhynchus gorbuscha isolate QuinsamMale2020 ecotype Even-year linkage group LG24, OgorEven_v1.0, whole genome shotgun sequence DNA encodes these proteins:
- the LOC124012398 gene encoding zinc finger protein 184-like, which yields MAKRLVFHTQIASIMEVLANAAVAEICKLVDDDYAVFCLEITQSQKENRTLRTELKVARECAEKTARERVLASRPSSVKILDRYRGMARGEGHRSFMKPAGHNAWRDDQPIAIDEGSGTSTQHVIVEETAEAAGPGVKLERSEGEDPRHSRDIQDGASSGVAPPVAIEDPTTTPALPRTRHGITDVSGTLNAVLKSETDTTTLTVLERLGSPPDRHSEYLLYGSPRKVLSHQESSDTLQNSNDPSYSYTTETEIIPDDMPVGLDTQTNPMRGDWNQYSSSVYSEGSLDKKGEGLVVDEVTVKEEGDPPLTWNADDTHLGEGQSQGNTSDFLDYRESLEPNPNIATHSPLHAFRDSDPESTSMAPSNSHGCVLFDQVLNSKDVRSKTRGGGATSGNSKEKQFLCMFCKKGFSCPQKVEIHQRVHTGEKLFSCTQCHMRFTQAGTLKRHQRVHTGEKPFSCTQCHMRFTQSGNLKIHQRVHIGVKPFSCTQCHMCFSQAWNLKSHQRVHSGEKPFSCPQCHMSFSHSSSLKRHQRVHTGKKMYSCH from the exons ATGGCTAAACGtttggtttttcacactcaaatagcctccatcatggaggtactagcgaatgcagccgtggcagagatctgtaaactcgtagatgacgactatgcagtgttttgtttggaaataactcaaagccagaaagaaaacaggacATTGCGGACAGAACTGAAAGTGGCGCGGGAGTGCGCAGAGAAGACAGCGCGTGAGCGCGTCCTCGCCAGTCGTCCCAGTAGTGTCAAGATCCTCGACCGATACAGAGGAATGGCAAGAG GTGAAGGCCACAGGAGTTTTATGAAGCCAGCGGGACACAATGCGTGGAGAGATGACCAACCTATAGCTATAGATGAGGGGAGTGGAACCTCAACCCAGCATGTTATCGTGGAGGAG ACTGCAGAGGCTGCAGGCCCTGGGGTCAAGCTGGAGAGGTCTGAAGGAGAGGACCCACGGCACAGCAGAGACATCCAGGATGGTGCCTCGTCTGGAGTGGCACCCCCTGTAGCCATAGAGGACCCCACCACCACACCAGCGCTGCCCAGGACCCGACACGGCATCACGGACGTCAGTGGAACGCTGAATGCTGTCCtgaagtcagagacagacactacGACTTTAACAGTGCTGGAGCGACTGGGCAGTCCTCCTGATCGCCACTCTGAGTATTTACTTTACGGGAGCCCGAGGAAGGTTCTGTCCCATCAGGAGTCAAGTGACACGTTACAGAATAGCAATGATCCGTCCTATTCAtacactacagagacagagataatacCTGATGACATGCCTGTGGGCTTAGATACACAGACTAATCCAATGAGAGGGGACTGGAACCAGTACAGCAGTAGTGTATACTCTGAAGGGTCCCTAGATAAGAAAGGGGAGGGTCTGGTTGTAGATGAGGTGACTGTGAAGGAGGAGGGTGACCCTCCTCTGACATGGAATGCAGACGACACTCACTTAGGAGAAGGACAGTCACAGGGCAACACTAGTGACTTCTTGGACTACAGGGAAAGCTTAGAGCCAAATCCAAATATCGCAACCCACTCCCCTTTACACGCGTTCAGGGATTCAGACCCAGAGTCCACATCGATGGCACCTTCCAATTCACACGGCTGTGTCCTTTTCGATCAGGTATTGAATTCAAAGGATGTAAGGTCCAAGACTCGAGGAGGGGGAGCAACATCAGGCAACAGTAAAGAGAAACagttcctctgcatgttctgtaagaaaggcttcagctgcccccagaaggtggagatccaccagagggtccaTACAGGGGAGAAATTATTTAGTtgtacccagtgtcacatgcgCTTCACCCAGGCTGGCACCCTGAAGAgacaccagagggtccacacaggggagaaacccttcagctgtacccagtgtcacatgcgCTTCACACAGTCTGGCAACCTGAAGATTCACCAGAGGGTCCACATAGGGgtgaaacccttcagctgtacccagtgtcacatgTGCTTCTCCCAGGCTTGGAACCTGAAGAGCCACCAGAGGGTCCACTCAGGTGAGAAACCCTTCAGCTGTCCCCAGTGTCACATGAGCTTCTCCCACTCGTCcagcctgaagaggcaccagagggtccacacggGGAAGAAAATGTACAGCTGCCACTAG
- the LOC124012411 gene encoding zinc finger protein 34-like isoform X2: MGYPELVLGEGHLTGGHKSFVKPVGHNVWRDDQPIAIDEGSGTSTQHVIVKASADAEAAGPGFKLEMYEGKEDPPHSRDIQTGVLAVATEDPTLAPALPRAQCSITEVSGTLNTVLKSETDTETLTVLERLGCPPATRTEYLVYGSPRTALFHQDSGDALQIGNDPSCSYATEMIPGDMPVGLDTQTNSMRGDWNRYSSSVYSEMCLDKKGEGLVIDEVTVKVEGDALLTWNADQTHLREGHSQENKSDFLDYRESLEPNPNIATHSPLHTLKERDPVSTSMAPSDSHNHALIDQVLNSNDKTRALAQGGGATSGVNKDKRFFCMFCNKGFNCPQKVEIHQRVHIGVKPFSCTQCHMRFSLAWNLKIHQRVHTGEKPYSCAQCHMLFSHSSSLKRHQRIHTGKKQFSCP; encoded by the exons ATGGGTTACCCAGAATTGGTTCTTG GTGAAGGACATCTCACTGGAGGCCACAAGAGCTTTGTGAAGCCAGTAGGACACAACGTGTGGAGAGATGACCAACCAATAGCTATAGATGAGGGCAGTGGAACCTCCACCCAGCATGTTATCGTGAAAGCg TCTGCAGATGCAGAGGCTGCAGGTCCTGGGTTCAAGCTGGAAATGTATGAAGGAAAGGAGGACCCACCGCacagcagagacatccagactGGAGTGCTTGCTGTAGCCACGGAGGACCCCACCCTCGCCCCAGCACTGCCCAGGGCCCAATGCAGCATCACGGAGGTCAGTGGAACGCTGAACACCGTCCTCAAGTCAGAGACCGACACTGAGACTTTAACGGTGCTGGAGCGACTGGGCTGTCCTCCTGCTACCCGCACAGAGTATTTAGTTTACGGGAGCCCGAGGACGGCTCTGTTCCATCAGGACTCAGGTGATGCGTTACAGATTGGCAATGATCCGTCCTGTTCATACGCTACAGAGATGATACCTGGTGACATGCCTGTGGGCTTAGATACACAAACTAATTCAATGAGAGGGGACTGGAaccggtacagtagtagtgtctaCTCTGAAATGTGTCTAGATAAGAAAGGGGAGGGTCTGGTCATAGATGAGGTGACTGTGAAAGTGGAGGGTGATGCTCTTCTGACATGGAATGCAGACCAGACTCACTTAAGAGAAGGACACTCTCAGGAAAACAAGAGTGACTTCTTAGACTACAGGGAAAGCTTAGAGCCAAATCCAAATATTGCAACCCACTCCCCTTTACACACGCTCAAGGAACGCGACCCAGTGTCCACGTCTATGGCACCTTCCGATTCACACAACCATGCCCTTATCGATCAGGTATTGAACTCAAACGACAAGACTAGAGCCCTGGCCCAGGGAGGGGGAGCAACATCAGGCGTTAATAAGGATAAACGGTTCTtctgcatgttctgtaacaaaggcttcaactgccctcagaaggtggagatccaccagagggtccacataggggtgaaacccttcagctgtacccagtgtcacatgcgCTTCTCCCTGGCTTGGAACCTGAagatccaccagagggtccacacaggggagaaaccttacAGCTGTGCCCAGTGTCACATGCTCTTCTCCCACTCGTCcagcctgaagaggcaccagaggatCCACACAGGGAAGAAACAATTCAGCTGCCCCTAG
- the LOC124012411 gene encoding B-cell lymphoma 6 protein homolog isoform X1 has product MAKCMVFHTQIASIMEVLANAAVAEICKLVDDDYAVFRLEITQSQKENRTLQRKLQLLELKVARERAERTTRERALASRPSSVKILDRYRGMARGEGHLTGGHKSFVKPVGHNVWRDDQPIAIDEGSGTSTQHVIVKASADAEAAGPGFKLEMYEGKEDPPHSRDIQTGVLAVATEDPTLAPALPRAQCSITEVSGTLNTVLKSETDTETLTVLERLGCPPATRTEYLVYGSPRTALFHQDSGDALQIGNDPSCSYATEMIPGDMPVGLDTQTNSMRGDWNRYSSSVYSEMCLDKKGEGLVIDEVTVKVEGDALLTWNADQTHLREGHSQENKSDFLDYRESLEPNPNIATHSPLHTLKERDPVSTSMAPSDSHNHALIDQVLNSNDKTRALAQGGGATSGVNKDKRFFCMFCNKGFNCPQKVEIHQRVHIGVKPFSCTQCHMRFSLAWNLKIHQRVHTGEKPYSCAQCHMLFSHSSSLKRHQRIHTGKKQFSCP; this is encoded by the exons ATGGCTAAAtgtatggtttttcacactcaaatagcctccattatggaggtgctagcgaatgcagccgtggcagagatctgtaaactcgtcgatgacgactatgcagtgtttcgtttggaaataactcaaagccagaaagaaaacaggacATTGCAGAGGAAACTACAGCTTCTTGAACTGAAGGTGGCACGGGAGCGCGCAGAGAGGACAACTCGAGAGCGCGCCCTAGCTAGTCGTCCCAGTAGTGTCAAAATCCTCGACCGATACAGAGGAATGGCAAGAG GTGAAGGACATCTCACTGGAGGCCACAAGAGCTTTGTGAAGCCAGTAGGACACAACGTGTGGAGAGATGACCAACCAATAGCTATAGATGAGGGCAGTGGAACCTCCACCCAGCATGTTATCGTGAAAGCg TCTGCAGATGCAGAGGCTGCAGGTCCTGGGTTCAAGCTGGAAATGTATGAAGGAAAGGAGGACCCACCGCacagcagagacatccagactGGAGTGCTTGCTGTAGCCACGGAGGACCCCACCCTCGCCCCAGCACTGCCCAGGGCCCAATGCAGCATCACGGAGGTCAGTGGAACGCTGAACACCGTCCTCAAGTCAGAGACCGACACTGAGACTTTAACGGTGCTGGAGCGACTGGGCTGTCCTCCTGCTACCCGCACAGAGTATTTAGTTTACGGGAGCCCGAGGACGGCTCTGTTCCATCAGGACTCAGGTGATGCGTTACAGATTGGCAATGATCCGTCCTGTTCATACGCTACAGAGATGATACCTGGTGACATGCCTGTGGGCTTAGATACACAAACTAATTCAATGAGAGGGGACTGGAaccggtacagtagtagtgtctaCTCTGAAATGTGTCTAGATAAGAAAGGGGAGGGTCTGGTCATAGATGAGGTGACTGTGAAAGTGGAGGGTGATGCTCTTCTGACATGGAATGCAGACCAGACTCACTTAAGAGAAGGACACTCTCAGGAAAACAAGAGTGACTTCTTAGACTACAGGGAAAGCTTAGAGCCAAATCCAAATATTGCAACCCACTCCCCTTTACACACGCTCAAGGAACGCGACCCAGTGTCCACGTCTATGGCACCTTCCGATTCACACAACCATGCCCTTATCGATCAGGTATTGAACTCAAACGACAAGACTAGAGCCCTGGCCCAGGGAGGGGGAGCAACATCAGGCGTTAATAAGGATAAACGGTTCTtctgcatgttctgtaacaaaggcttcaactgccctcagaaggtggagatccaccagagggtccacataggggtgaaacccttcagctgtacccagtgtcacatgcgCTTCTCCCTGGCTTGGAACCTGAagatccaccagagggtccacacaggggagaaaccttacAGCTGTGCCCAGTGTCACATGCTCTTCTCCCACTCGTCcagcctgaagaggcaccagaggatCCACACAGGGAAGAAACAATTCAGCTGCCCCTAG